Within the Nitrospirota bacterium genome, the region AGTCCATGGGCAACAAGGCAAAAGATTTGTACAATGAAAAGTCAGGCGCAGTTGAAAGGGCGATGAAGGAGATTGAAAGATTTCTAAGAAATGAGGCTGGATAACTTATAATATTATCGGCGTCTTATTTCAGGAGGTGGCATGTCAGATAAAAATTTAGTGCCAATGGGAAGCAAGTCTTTTGAAGACCTGAAGAAAGTAAATGAATATGGCGCGGAATATTGGAGCGCACGCGATATTCAGCCTCTCTTAGGATATACGCAATGGAGACGATTTGAAGATGCAATTAAAAGAGCGCTAACCTCTTGCAAACAATCAGGCAATACCGTTGAAAACCATTTTGCCGGCGCCGGCAAAATGGTTGACCTTGGCTCAGGAAGTTCACGAGAGATTCCGGACTATAATCTGTCGCGTTTTGCCTGTTATCTTATCGCACAAAATGGCGATCCACGAAAACCTGAAATTGCCAATGCGCAGAAGTATTTTGCTGTTCAGGCACGGCGGCAGGAAATCTCCACTGCAATTGCCGCTGATGTAGAGCGTTTGGAACTCCGCAAGCAGACAGCCGAAGAATTCAAGGCATTGTCAGGCGCGGCGCGTGATGCAGGAGTGCATGACAGGATGTTCGGGGTCTTCCACGATGCCGGATATAAAGGCATGTATGGCGGGCTTGGCAGGGATGCGATAAAGAAACAGAAAAGAATACCTGAAAAAGAAAATCTCATGGACCGCATGGATACTACAGAGTTAGCGGCAAACCAGTTTCGCATGACGCAGACACGCGACAAGCTTGCCCGTGAACGGGTGAAAGACCAGCAAGCAGCAATCAAGACACACGAAAACGTCGGCAAAGAAGTTAGAGACGCCATTAA harbors:
- the dinD gene encoding DNA damage-inducible protein D, giving the protein MSDKNLVPMGSKSFEDLKKVNEYGAEYWSARDIQPLLGYTQWRRFEDAIKRALTSCKQSGNTVENHFAGAGKMVDLGSGSSREIPDYNLSRFACYLIAQNGDPRKPEIANAQKYFAVQARRQEISTAIAADVERLELRKQTAEEFKALSGAARDAGVHDRMFGVFHDAGYKGMYGGLGRDAIKKQKRIPEKENLMDRMDTTELAANQFRMTQTRDKLARERVKDQQAAIKTHENVGKEVRDAIKRIGGTLPEKLTPAEHIKQVEKRVKNAAPKLELEEKDAKGLIGKLEEE